The Sabethes cyaneus chromosome 1, idSabCyanKW18_F2, whole genome shotgun sequence DNA segment tttcgaaacctttcgaaccaacacgatcccgcgaatacaacgcatttcgcagtgagtcaggtaacacagtagtctgCAATTTTAGCCTGGCGCAAATTACCTTCCCCGTCCGAAAGTTTCCAGCAGTcaaggtcatctgcgaaggctaggagttggctagttTCACTGAAAACAGTCCCTCTCGTTTCTATGGCGTcaacaggaagaacgagatcgcgaggcgttggaagaactgtaccgtgctaacgataaacggaagttcaacgagaagttaaaccgttcgcgcaaaggctatgtgccgcaggtcgatatgtgtcgggactcagacggtaatcttctcacgaacgaacgtgaggtgatcgagaggtggaagcagtattgtGACGAGCACCTTAATAGCGATGTGAAcagctgaacatgaaggtgacgatatggcaatagatcttggagcacgtgcagaagacggcagaataccagcccccgatctccaggaggtagcagaagagatcggtcggttgaagaacaataaagcggctggggctaatcaactacccggcgagctgctgaaatacggtggtgacgcactggctagagcgctgcactggatcattgtcaagatttgggaggagaagctactaccggaggagtggacggaaggcatccgatctacaaaaagagtgacaagttggattgttgtaattaccgcgtaGTCACACtattgaacgccgcctacaaggtgctctcccaacttttatgtcgtcgactatcgccatcatttgtaaaggagttcgtggggcaatatcaagcggaattcatgggtgcccatgccaccacggatcagattttcgcgcttcggcaagtgttgcagaaatgttgcgaatacaacgtgcccacgcatcatttattcatcgacttcaaatcggcgtatgacacgatcgatcgaaatcagctatggcagattatgcactactacggatttccggataaactaacgcggttGGTCAAGGTGACGATGGATCGAGttatgtgtgttgttcgagtatcaggggtaGTCTCAAGTCCcgttgaatctcgaagagggttacggcaaggtgatggtttttcatgtttgctgttcaacatcgctttggagggtgtgataagaagagcggggatagacacgagtggcacgatattcaccaAGTCCGTCCAGTTTCTTggcttcgctgacgacgttgacattattacacgtacctttgagaggatggcggaaacgtacatcgaactgaaagctgaagccaaacggattggacctgtcattaatgtatcgaaaacaaaatacatgaaaggaagaggttatagagaagtgaatgctgacctccctccccggattcatttagacggcgatgaaatcgaggtggtagaagggTTCGTGTATCTGGCCtctctggttaccgcagacaacgacaccagtagagaaatacaaagacgcattatggcaggaaatcgtgcctaccttggactccgtaggacgctgcgatcgaacaaaattcgccaccgcacgaagttaagaatctacaagacgctgattagaccggtagtcctttacgaccATGAGGCATGCGCTATGCTCGtagaggaccaacgcgcccttagtgttttcgaacggaaggtgttgcgcaccatctacggcggagtgcagatggaagacggaacgtggaggaggcgaacgtaCCATGAATTACAttagctgcttagggaaccacccattgcttacaccgcaaaaatcggtcgcctgcgatggactGAGagcgtcgtgaggatgtcggacgatagcccggttaaaaaagttctcaataacgatccgactggaacgagacggcgggatgcgcagcgagcaagatggattgATCAAgaggaaggcgacctgcggaccctacgcagactacgtggctggcgaattgcggccatgggccgagtggaatggagacgactttaTCGTACAGTAGAAGAAACCatggcctggagctgattaagtaagtaagtcgttTCGATGGCTTCATGCCGGAACATACCTTCAACAGCGATGTTAAGTAACATACGGGACAATCCATCCCATTGCCCCATCTGTGCTATTTGAAACGACTCgggagtgcccccgaaacgcgcacgtagcacttGACAGCTTTGACCAGCcgcgtcaatttgtccggaaaaccacctttcacgtgcattatctaccaaaGCTGTttgcgttcgactgtatcgtatgctgccttgaaatccacgcaaATATGATCTTCGGGCACGTTTCATTCCGACATTTTGAGCAGATTTGACGGAGTGTGCAAGTTTTGATCTGTAGTTACACAGGCCCCCATAATGGCCGGGTTATgttgccctacgaaatctcttgctattgattGGGTATAGATTACCTACCAACACCtgcgagagcaccttgtaggcggcgttggtGAACTTAATGCCGAGGTGATAACAGTAATCCAGCCGAGCGCCCTTCTTGTAGATGGGATAAACcaaaccttccatccactcgTTCGGTAGTTTTTCATTCTCCCAAATCCTGAAAATATCCAGTGGTATGCCTTTGCTAGTAGTTCCTTACCATTTTTGTACAGTTTTGCCGATCCTTTCTAGCGACTCTATTAGTGTTGAGCTGTACAAATTCTAGTCAAATTATCGTTAAACGTGTTACTGGCGTTGTTAGCTAGGTATTGGGTAAGAAAAATTGAAttggaatgcatttatgtcgccttgataaacgaaagaaagaagacacgaaaagaatctctcatttgcacataggcccttttcacatgttgcgtgACGTTTGTGAGCACTcccaggttaacttccgttctgtctccttttcttttacgccattgagatgcccatcgaagaaATCCTTGCCCATCGACCACCTGGCGGCTGACGCTTGTTTGTGATCAGATTTCCCTCCTCCTTCTAACACATATCACACTTCGTGTAATATTTGCGcttgtcattagcccggaatagtttttCTAGTTCTTTaaaatctctgtcctccttctggcacttCTTCCTCAGgatcaggatcgtggtcaactcattcggCGCTCGTCAATACTTGTCCAAATGCTCCCTCTTAGCAATGCTTAGATGCTTTTTCAAAcgtttttcctctccatcgcttaCTGGTATTCCTCTTCAAAACAATCATTCCGAGCACTTGGGGGTACTCCACTTTGTGCCGACGTTGTGGCATCATTGACGGCTAGACGTATGCGCTGTCGCGGAATGTATACTGTTGATAGTTTTGAGCTCACACCGATGTTCCTATTCCCGATCACGAACATACTTAATGTTCCGTTGCAAACAGGTGTCGTACGTCTTAAGGAATTTGGACTCTTTATAAGCTGAGGTCCGATAAAACTTATCTGCGGCATTTCTACGTAATATTCTGACTTCATTTTTGCCTCCTCGTGGTACTCGTGGTACGAGCCATTTTAGTCTtcatcgggtaaccaaccccggtggaaacaaaggtcgtatgccgacaggGAAGAGGGAATCATCATCCTCGTGCCATTGTGGGACGCTAAACAGTACTGTCATGATGGTCCTCTGGCGACACTGGGGGTACAGGTCTTACAAGCCATCCGTAAAATATACCAGTGTCCAGTACAAGAAACAAATAATGTAAATAAGGAACAATAGATAGGCATACACCAAGGCAACGAAaaaggactaacgattggaagctTGGAACAAGGAACTGAAAGTCTCTGAAACGTTTTGATTGATGGAAGGGACTTCTCCGGTATCATCAACGTTAGAACCTATCGCGGCGCAAACGTCGATTCTGACTACTACCTTTTGATGGTTAAAGTGCGCCAAAGACTTTCTgttgtttcaaacgaaacccTTCTCGAAGACTGCTGGGATAGCGTTAAAGCAGCAATCAACGGGAGGTTCCATTGGGCTCGCTGAGCCTGAGAGGAATCGACTTAACGACTGGTTCAACGAAGAAGGTCAGAGGATGTTGGATGAAAAGAATGCAGCGCGGGCGTCAATGCTGCAGCAGGGGACCCGTCGAAATGTGCAACGATATAGACAGAAAGGAAAGCAGTAAATCCAGTTTTTCCGGGATAAGAAGCGCCGAAAAGAAGAAATGGAGTTCGAAgacatggaacagctgtatcgctctcaggaaacgcgaaaattctacaagaaactgaacgtatcCCGCAAACGCTTTGTGCCTCGAGCGGAGACATGTCGGGATAAAGACGGAAGGATCTTACTGGATGAATGCAAGGTGATCGAAAGGTtgaagcagcactacaatgagcacctgaatggcgctgAAACGGAATAGCATAATAGCAGGAAGATTACTACATCAGTACGgcggatgatggtgatgtgccAACTCCCACGAAaggtgaagtgatcgaagccatcaagcGGCTCAAGAACAAGGCAGCTGGCAAGAATGGCATCGCAGCGGAGTTTATCAAGATGGGCCCGGATAGGTTGGCTACCTGTTTGGTCCggctgatagtcaggatctgggaaataGAACAGCTACCGGCGAAGTGGAAGGAGGGAGTAATATATCCAATAttcaagaagggcgacaagttggaatgtgagaactatcgagcggtcaccattctcaacgccatgatctggaaagtgtgggatAGTCGAGAAATTGAAGACGGACAGCCATGTATCGAGTTTGTTGCCGAAACATTATTATGCAGGTTAAAATCCTGAGGAAGATCACACCAGGATAACCTAGCCTAACCTTTGCGAAAGTAAGCAGTAGCACTGCTAGCCGTCTGGTCCATCAAAGCTGAACTCTGTTCAGCCGAAAGGACCACATTCTTGTACAATTTCACAATCCAGAAAATGTATTTCTCCACGAATTTGAAGCAATTCTACCTAAGCCGTTCTGTTATGTTTGGTTACCCTAATCTCTTATGCCCCTCCAAGCTCTCGCTACTTAATAAAACTTGTTGCACAcgacgtgaggtgatcgaaagtGATGCTGTTCTTTTCTCGTTCGTTGCAATGCTACAAATTCGTCGTTTGTTCGCCAACCGCGCCAACAGCGAACTTCTCCATATTAATGAGACCTGCGTCATAGTAGAGTTTGCTTCTGGCTACATTATCAATTATGCCAAAAAGTCGTTATGCTAAATGACTTAGGGTCACCTGCGGTAGCCACAACAAAAAAAGTGATAAACCTAAATAAATGTTATCTTTTTCTATCATTTTATTACATTACGTTTTATTACACAGATTTTTACACACATAGGTTATAAGGAGACGAACTTAACAGTTATCACGACTTCTGGTTTTGGTTGACCTTAAAATTTATAAACTATATTTACGGCTAAGTATTCTGAAGAGCTTAAAAGTTGGAATCACTACCACCGATCGCCTCTCGCACCGCACGTACTATCCTATTATAGATTGCGATTGGAACATCCAAGGGTGCTCGGATAATAGCAGTCAAGAGCGCCATTATTTTGCTCCATACAAACAACGCTATAGCAATGATAGCATCGAAGGGTGCTCGAATAATGGCCACAATGCACGCCATCGTTTTGGTCCATACATGCGACGCTAAATTAACGAAAGCATCAAATGGTGCTCTAAGGATACCGACAAGGAAATCAATTATAGATTTTGACATTGAAGAAACGGATGCCTGTGGGGGCGTCAACTTTTCGTAGAATTGCTTCGTTCCAGTTACAACCGTGGATTTAATTCTATCCAGCTGTTTAAGATTAACTGACTGTTTAACTTCAACCGAAGGTTCAAAAACAACCGATTGTTCAACGGGTTCCAAAGGTGCCTGCCTAATAGAAACAAAGCTCATTATTTTGTTCCATATAAACGACACTAAATTAATGATAGCTTTGAATGGGGCACTGAGAATATCAACCATGTGAGCAATAATTGATTTTGAAGAATTATTGATTATTGAAGAATTATTGATTATTGAAGAACTATTGATTTCGTCACTGGAACCGCTTGCCGGTTGTGGTATTGTTAACTTTTCGTATAATCGCTTCGTTCCAGATATAACCGTGGATTTAATTCTATTGAACTGTTCAAAATTCATTGGTTGTTTGACTTTAACCGAAGGTTCAAAATCAACCGCCTGTTCAGCGGGTTTCTCTAGACGCTGGTCAAAGTTTCTTAAATGAATTATAGCATTGTATGGTGCCTTGACAATAGCAGAAATGTAAGCAATTATTGACGTTGAAGAACTGTCTTCCGTTTGCGGctctatttttaatatttgcttCAGGCCATTTCCGGAATACGTTTCAATGTTATCCAATCGTTCCAGATCAGCTGGTTGTCTTATTTCAACCGAAGATGCGAAATCAAACTCTTGTTCAACAGGTATCTCTAGACGCCGATCAATTTTGATAAAAGGATTCGCAGCTATTCTAGTTTCTAGGCCTAACTCGGAAAATGTTTCGCTAATGTGCTCAAACTCCACATCCCATCGCTGCTCAGATTGTTCTATCGCCCAACTCGAAGAGAGTTGTGGTTCGAATTTTCCTTCCGGTACACTAGGACGAGTGTCGCGCCTTAAATTTTGTGAAATCAATGACtaacattttttaaataaaaattccatCTGACCTACCTGAAGAACCACCACTTTCCCGTCTTATGTTCTCAGCCAACAGTTTAGCGTGGCAGTCCCACCAGCCTTGGTACGGTTTACCGTGGATCAAATTAGCAGCTTTAAGTCTacataaaaatgctgaaaaaTTTGCGACTCTAAATTGAAAGTAAACGTTACATACCTTGATCCACTGACAATCATTCGGGTCGATACGACTTTGTACGGATAGTGTATGCTTGAAGCTAATAATTTAGAGAACGCCGAAAAACAGGCCCTTTCCTGTCGCTTTCGTAGTGCATATCGGAAAGCCAGGTAGGTCACTGAGCTTGACATGACCAAACAGCCGAGCTCACAGAGCAAACGGGGTACAATCCCGGAATAAAAGCCAAAAAGCCCATTCTGCGCCCAAATTTCCCCGATTGATTGCCACAAGCTCGAGTAAAGTTGGTCTTGACCAACAAATTGCGCCATCATGCGCACGGATATCACTTCAAACGGGTGCGATATGATAACACAAACAGCTTGAATGGCTAAGTTCTCGTCAAGTTTTTCTTAAATTGCTCATAATTTGTTTCCAGTTCCTCGTCCTTTTCGTCGACGGGTTTATGACTTGTGCTGCCCGCAATATCCAGCCTATCGACTATTTTTTCACTAAAATGTGTACTCAGCAGATTACCGATAATCTTACAACTGAGACCCCGAAAACCTCCACAGAAACCATCGACACCTTTGATATGAGCAACTGGAAGATATGAATTGGTACgataattaaaatttatcggCTATCAGTCAACTACTAACCGTACTGGAACATGTTCGGTAGGTACAACGTTGGTGTGCCGAGCCAGGTCCGGCCCGGTACCGGTGCAACCGGCTCGTAACCAATCTAAATTACTTGTAATTTGGTATCTATTTGaacgtttttattttactttaccaACCTGCATTAGTACTCTGGCGTATTCAAAAGGGTGGAGCGCAGTAATCATTCCAAGCCGCACTCCAAAACGGTTCCATTTCCTAACATCTGTGTACTCGGTAAGCTCGTATTGTTCGactttttgctgtattaatGCTAACATTGTTCCACCTGAACAGCAAACCGGCAATCAAACTGTAATATACAGTTATAAAATTAAATTGTAATTACTTAAATTGAATAAATGAATGAAACTTGAGACCGcgacgaaagaaaaacaaaccggCTTCCGGCTAATCgcaagcagagatgccagattctTACTTCTGGAACTACTCGAAAATCCGAATGAAACTGCTTATAAAATTTAGATTGCCGACTGCAGTTCGATGTTACGATGTCAATAGGGTGGTTCAAACATTTAAGAAATTTACGAATGGATAGGAGGCTTTActaacttacttatgtgtccttGTCTGCCGGtccagcagaacaaagggatgaaatcagatatctccactgccgacgcttacccgccatggcttttagtGACAGGATAGGTTCTTGTCTACAGCCTGGATATCGTTGGCTAAATTGCGTCGTCATGAGCcactgggtctgcctcttctacgctgtcgtTGCAGATTCCTATCAAGTGCTTCTCTGCActcagagccggcgttacagcTCGTGACGTGACTTACTCGAAAAATGTTGATAAGCTCGGACGTTATCGTTGAGGCCGTGCATTTTCTGCAAGAAAACGGGTAGAATATCTTAcaaatcatgcaaatatttttgaacTGCCAATTGTGTTCTATACAGCCTGGGATTGTCCACTAGAATTCATAACATTTTTCCCTAGTTATCACCGTTATCAACAAGCGCGAGGCTCCGTTGCATTGCACAGGTTTGCCAGGGCCAGCCTAaacctaccccgtaacaaagtgacagttattaacagtttcccatatcACCCGTCAGtgccaaaaatgtcgcgacgatcggttttacgtgccggtcaaaattgacgcaccttcgatttccaaaggaaatgttcacttttgttacgttaaatgtgaacgcaaaaagctgtctggacaacgatttgaaaagtgcgtattgactaattcagcattgttccatgttttcggcaaaactgtttgaattcttggtgggttgcttgattggtttgtttattgtcaattgcaaggaaaattgtaccatccaaagtgcgatatcgctcataaaagtgctattttgcattaaatcgtattggtatcttcggcgcactttttcgttacattccaaccAATAAGTGCCATTACCATTACCtttcaagcaataagtgcgccgaagataccgaaacgatttaatgcgaaatagcacttttatgagcgatatcgcactttggatggtacaattttccttgcaattgacaatacaagttgaaaagcggtatttattacaagattgtaactcttgtgtacgagttgtctgctctaaatatttaaatattgcgtatTTCATTGAGAGTTATCCGCTGCGGaattcaaaatcaaatgctctttcatgattgctggatcgattttgtcgttaatagaacaagttaaacaaaattcaagagtggatccaagcaatagagattgttgcagttgtacaaaaaatagagtattttattGCGACAGAAaaaccagttatgctgctattgtcattagcattaccacggaaacgttttaGTACTTAACATAATGTCAGtcgtcagttcgtaaaatgctctgttctattgaaataataaaccaattcagttcTTATAagcacaagggattttttgtcaaaaagaaaatgataataagctgttgctttgatttttacgccactttcaaacatctgtcgtgaaccatgaaccagcagttttaggtacgcttgatttgtatgggagctgtcacattgttaccgggttggccTAAACCCAGATCTCGTTAGCTTCTtttctcaaggtgtgtccgatccatttCCACcaacaatgtcgtcggctaggtcgagaaCCTTCAGGTGCTTCATCgtcagaggattccaaggcaatcctccaTTTGGAtcactgtcaattgctccaactaatatctcatccataacgatgagaaacagaagcggccCACACTTTAGTAACAACAGGATTTTTGAGAAATTTTTATCAGAATTGAGCATATTCAAGAGTCCCAATAATTTAGAACTATCAGTTATCAGAGATCCTCGATAAAACTGAAGCCCTACAGTACGTCAAGGTTCAGTTCTATCGAAGGGTTATTAAAAACAGCTCAGTTTAATGTTTGTTTAACCATTCAATAGACATTCCAGTATTTCGGATGATATATTATAGTTGCCAGGGTAAAGTATGTGTCCTTTTTCAATTTATTGGAAAAAAGGATTAGTATAGGCATGTTAATCGACCGAAACGGCTAGCATTTCGAGCTGAGACGACCCAACGTCGCGAGTGTAATAGTGCGTTATGAATGATAAGTTATAGCAACGGTGATTCGAAGCAAAATCGTTATTTAGGTGTCAAGGAGGTTACCAACTAAATATTTAAGGCATAAGCAAAAATGAGGAAATGTATGAGAATTGGTGTTTAGCAGTAGCCACGATCCGGCACACGTTTCCTGGGAGCGCTCTTGATAATGTTGTCCACGCGCAGTATCATCTCGGCCGCCTCCGATGCGGACAGGAGCACCTGTCGCTTGACGGCGAACGATTCGGTGATTCCGAGCTCCTTCATGCAGCCTACCTTACCCTCGTACATGTTCAATCCTAGCGAGGCTTTACCTTGCGAATGACCGGCCCGTAGTTCTGAAATAAGCTGCGCTGAATCGTAACCCGCATTGTCGGCAATAGTTGTTGGAAGTTGAAGCAGTGCACGACCGAATGATTCAATAGCCATTGCTTCCTTGCCGGGCGTTTCTGCTGCTAGTTTGAAAACAGCTGTAGCCATCAGCGTTTCCGAACAGCCACCTCCATACACAATTCGGGATTCTTTAACGGTTGCAGCCAGCACACATAACGCATCATGCAGTGAACGTTCAGCTTCATCGATAATCTGCTGAGTAGCGCCTCGAATGACGATCGTACAAGCTTCTCCCAACGGAACCCCACTGAAGCGAAGCAGAGTATCCTCACCAATCATCACCTGCTCAATCAGATCACAGCGGCCCAGCTTTACCATATCCGGATTGTCGAAAGTGGACACAATCTCCCCACCGGTCACCAGCGCCAAACGTTCGATTCCGTCAAAATCAGCGTGCTCGATAGCCATTACACCAGCGTCGGCAAACAGTTGCTCCGGATAGTTATAAATCAACTGCCGATTAATAAAAACGCTACAATTGTGGCTCAAAATCTTATTAACcttatctttcattttttctttctcaGCCACCTAAAAAACAAACACAAATTGCATTTAGTTTtgcaaaaaaacaattttaacaaAAACTCACCTCCAATTCAGCAATTTTCGACATCGAATCCACCTTAATGCTCGATCCGAACACCTTAATCTTATCGGTATCCATCGGTGTATTGGCAATCAATATCTTCGCGTTCTCAACCCGCTTTGGCTGATGAACACCCGGTTTCTTATCCAGCAGAAAACCTTCATCCAGGAAGGAATCCTCCAAACAGCCACCGGTTTTCTTAATGCGCTGAATCGCGGTCAACTCGCCGGATCCTTTCAAGCGCAGCACGGCATCGACGGCCAGCTTCGAGAAGTGCTCCTTGTGCTGCGATAAAATCTTCGAACTGAGCGTGGTTCGAGCAATGTTCAGCAGATCCTCCCGGAATCGTTCCGCATTTTGCGAATTGTCCTGAGCCGCTGCAATCAGGGCCTCTCGTGCAGCCTTAGTGGCAGCACGCCAGCCAGCGATGATCGTCTGCGGGTGCAGTTTCTTTTCAATTAGCTTCTCCGCCTCCCGCAGCAACTCGGATGCTAGAACCGTTACCGAAGTAGTACCGTCACCCACTTCATCGTCCTGAACACGACTCATGTCTACTAAAATTTTCGCCGCAGGGTTATCCACTCCGACAGCTTTCAGAATTGTGGCACCGTCGTTGGTGACCTCAACCTGGCCAGCGCTTCGACCGTGAGCCACCAAAATTTTGTCCATTCCTTTGGGGCCTAGTGTGCTCTTGACGAGATCGCCGATGGCTATCGCTCCCACGAACGACGACAAACGGGCAATTTCACCCTTCTCCTCTTCGGCTTCATTTTTCAGGATACGGACTGGATTCAACGACACCTGAGAATACACCCAAAAGGATCAGCATTACTCATCGGAGCAAAcataacctagtcaactatAAACAACTGCGATGCAATTTTTTCTCCCAATAAAAACCAGAAGTTATTAAGGAAATTTTACATTTCACATAATTTATTGCGTGGAATTTTACGGAAATCCCGGAAAAAGAACGAGTAAGGTGAAAACAGCCCTAATCTTTCTCACGTGTGGTCCGTGCCGGATGACACCCGGTGCAAAAAACCATCTCTAGTGGGTTCAATTGTGTGTTGTGCaatttaattcatcataaattCCAATCTGTTACACTAAACGTGAATTTCACCATAGTTCAAGCTGTTCTCTTACCATTTTTGATCACTATTTCTgcaaaaaatcaccaaaaatgtttaaaacaaGCACCGCTACCAAAGAAAGAGGACTGACTTTTTTCGATattcgatttttttctatttttctgatttttctcaATGTGACGGATTGACAgaacagagatgccagaaatGTTGGAACAAAATTCTGTTGTTCAACTTTGTGAAAACCAGGGGTCCGCAGCAAATGAGTGCCCGGATAAAATCCATAAACACGATAAACACGAAgtaaaaaattattgtaacagtaaaatacaaaatacaggaaaaataataaaaagggGTCGTCAGAAACCAGATAACCAaatcatcaaacttattgtattTCAGCATAAGTTACATGGTTTTGAGAgatttcataaaaataaaattgacacacacttaaacgattcggtaaaatttaccgaaatctaaacagctgaacgttcggtaaaattttttattgcaccaaacattactaatgatctgtaaacgtcgattggcaccatcgaaatttttaccgaacgttcagctgtttagatttcggtaaaattttaccgaattcggtgctttttgttaagtgtgcagGATATTAATGTTAAGCATCATCAAGATACAATTGGTAGGCTTGTACCGCGTACCTGCGTTGgtatatcacagagaacagacaattatgttcatataaaatatttcgCAAATGGTGTGTAAGCTTTTAAGcaagacactagcgacatctctcttagTGTGCGCCAGTTGCCCAATACCCGCATTGCCAAATTTATTGTATATTCTTGTCATAATCTACATATTCGAAATACTGGCAACTCTAATgttagttactgtagcaaccTAGCAGCGGTTGTAGCAACGGatcgattttgtttatgttatttgttgaaTACGGCTAAACAATGAAAACAGCGAATTGAACAGCGCGATTcaatattttctgttattttggcCGTATTGTGAGTTTTTCGAAATTGCATCGTTCCATTTCATCGTTACACGCAGCACGACCCCGTCGCGGTGGTACTAAAGTGAACTTTTCATCTTTAAACACCGGAAGACCTGCACCACATCAACGATATCCGCCGGTTTGGCTGCGATTCATTGCTCTCGAAGTCGAAGGTGGTGGCTGATAAAATCGC contains these protein-coding regions:
- the LOC128732632 gene encoding T-complex protein 1 subunit beta, with the protein product MVSLNPVRILKNEAEEEKGEIARLSSFVGAIAIGDLVKSTLGPKGMDKILVAHGRSAGQVEVTNDGATILKAVGVDNPAAKILVDMSRVQDDEVGDGTTSVTVLASELLREAEKLIEKKLHPQTIIAGWRAATKAAREALIAAAQDNSQNAERFREDLLNIARTTLSSKILSQHKEHFSKLAVDAVLRLKGSGELTAIQRIKKTGGCLEDSFLDEGFLLDKKPGVHQPKRVENAKILIANTPMDTDKIKVFGSSIKVDSMSKIAELEVAEKEKMKDKVNKILSHNCSVFINRQLIYNYPEQLFADAGVMAIEHADFDGIERLALVTGGEIVSTFDNPDMVKLGRCDLIEQVMIGEDTLLRFSGVPLGEACTIVIRGATQQIIDEAERSLHDALCVLAATVKESRIVYGGGCSETLMATAVFKLAAETPGKEAMAIESFGRALLQLPTTIADNAGYDSAQLISELRAGHSQGKASLGLNMYEGKVGCMKELGITESFAVKRQVLLSASEAAEMILRVDNIIKSAPRKRVPDRGYC